A genomic segment from Pseudomonas mendocina encodes:
- a CDS encoding DUF6685 family protein, protein MSLSESSTFSSRLAALAQRMGLLGRGSRQIFARASALRLPFKPLPAATENICWHAGPQLQLLLNLPRGALSGPVQEDKAQAHAALTQVVEAQTQQLQTFDLRMIDGFACSTPATGYSCFEDYAASEHCKQVRIISYKDFVRTISLALPRFLAGEPIELRQANWRGSRTFWSGEIQGESFAGAIVYARRRGLDVQLPANLVRYRLNESGLHDLQSRYHVLAMPEAAWSDPTFMGLLLDNAIPYARLSLLKKAGTPEFLMLPKEHQEATALGEGLRLAGAPDVPEHLRQLTVQPENAE, encoded by the coding sequence TCCGAGTCCTCAACTTTCAGCAGTCGCCTGGCAGCTCTTGCTCAACGCATGGGCCTGCTCGGTCGTGGTTCCAGACAGATATTCGCCAGAGCAAGCGCTCTACGCCTGCCCTTCAAGCCACTACCGGCTGCGACCGAAAACATCTGCTGGCACGCGGGCCCGCAACTGCAACTGCTGCTCAACCTGCCACGCGGCGCCCTCTCAGGCCCGGTGCAGGAAGACAAGGCCCAGGCCCATGCGGCACTGACCCAGGTAGTGGAGGCACAAACGCAACAACTGCAGACCTTCGATCTACGCATGATCGATGGCTTCGCCTGCTCGACTCCCGCAACTGGCTATTCATGCTTTGAAGACTATGCCGCCAGCGAGCACTGCAAACAGGTTCGCATCATCAGTTACAAGGATTTCGTCAGGACTATCAGTCTGGCGCTGCCGCGATTTCTCGCAGGCGAACCAATCGAGCTGCGCCAGGCCAACTGGCGAGGCTCGCGTACATTCTGGTCAGGTGAAATACAAGGAGAGTCCTTCGCCGGAGCGATTGTCTACGCCCGCAGACGCGGACTGGACGTACAGCTGCCAGCCAATCTGGTGCGCTATCGCCTGAACGAATCAGGACTGCATGACTTGCAGAGCCGCTATCACGTGCTGGCCATGCCTGAGGCGGCCTGGAGCGATCCCACTTTCATGGGGCTCTTGCTGGACAATGCAATTCCATACGCGCGGCTGTCGCTACTGAAGAAAGCCGGCACACCGGAGTTCCTGATGCTACCCAAGGAACATCAGGAGGCCACGGCCCTGGGCGAAGGCCTGCGCCTGGCAGGTGCACCCGACGTACCGGAGCACTTGCGCCAGCTGACCGTACAACCAGAAAACGCGGAATGA
- the recX gene encoding recombination regulator RecX — protein MTVVLDNPLAVRRAAMDLLARREHGRVELTRKLRKRGASEEMIETALQRLSEEGLLSEARYLESFVAYRARAGYGPQRIREELGQRGLVRADIDQALRESGIDWFEQLRETWQRRFSGQLPGDARERAQQGRFLAYRGYSLEMIGRLLRGCDE, from the coding sequence ATGACCGTCGTACTGGATAACCCGCTCGCTGTCAGGCGAGCGGCCATGGATCTGCTGGCACGGCGTGAACATGGGCGTGTCGAGCTGACGCGTAAGCTGCGCAAGCGTGGCGCCTCCGAAGAGATGATCGAGACCGCTCTGCAGCGCTTGTCGGAAGAGGGGCTGCTGTCGGAGGCACGTTATCTGGAGAGCTTCGTCGCCTATCGGGCGCGCGCCGGTTATGGTCCGCAACGTATTCGTGAAGAGCTTGGGCAGCGAGGGTTGGTGCGCGCTGATATCGATCAGGCGTTGCGTGAGAGTGGCATCGACTGGTTCGAGCAACTGCGTGAAACCTGGCAGCGCAGGTTTTCCGGCCAGCTTCCCGGTGATGCTCGCGAGCGTGCTCAGCAGGGCCGGTTTCTGGCTTACCGTGGTTATTCGCTGGAGATGATTGGGCGCTTGTTGCGCGGTTGTGACGAGTAG
- the recA gene encoding recombinase RecA, protein MDENKKRALAAALGQIEKQFGKGAVMRMGDHERQAIPAISTGSLGLDIALGIGGLPKGRIVEIYGPESSGKTTLTLSVIAEAQKLGATCAFVDAEHALDPDYAGKLGVNVDDLLVSQPDTGEQALEITDMLVRSNAIDVIIVDSVAALVPKAEIEGEMGDMHVGLQARLMSQALRKITGNIKNANCLVIFINQIRMKIGVMFGSPETTTGGNALKFYSSVRLDIRRTGAVKEGEEVVGSETRVKIVKNKVAPPFRQAEFQILYGKGIYRNGEIIDLGVQQGLVEKSGAWYSYQGNKIGQGKANAAKFLEDNQEVAREIEGQIRQKLLVNSTPAKASADDLADAEVDF, encoded by the coding sequence ATGGACGAGAACAAGAAGCGCGCTTTGGCGGCTGCCCTGGGTCAGATCGAGAAGCAGTTCGGCAAGGGCGCAGTCATGCGCATGGGCGATCATGAGCGCCAGGCGATTCCGGCCATTTCCACCGGTTCGCTGGGCCTGGACATCGCACTGGGCATTGGTGGCCTGCCGAAGGGGCGTATCGTTGAAATTTACGGTCCGGAGTCTTCGGGTAAGACCACTTTGACCCTGTCGGTGATCGCTGAGGCGCAGAAACTCGGTGCTACCTGCGCCTTCGTCGATGCCGAGCATGCGCTCGATCCCGACTACGCTGGCAAGCTCGGCGTCAATGTCGACGACCTGCTGGTGTCGCAGCCAGACACCGGTGAGCAGGCCCTGGAAATCACCGACATGCTGGTGCGTTCCAACGCTATCGACGTGATTATCGTCGACTCCGTGGCGGCCCTGGTGCCCAAGGCGGAAATCGAAGGTGAGATGGGCGACATGCACGTCGGTCTGCAGGCCCGACTGATGAGTCAGGCACTGCGCAAGATCACCGGCAACATCAAGAACGCCAACTGCCTGGTGATCTTCATCAACCAGATCCGTATGAAGATCGGCGTGATGTTCGGCAGCCCTGAAACCACCACCGGCGGTAACGCACTGAAATTCTACTCCTCGGTTCGCCTGGACATCCGTCGTACTGGCGCGGTGAAGGAAGGCGAAGAAGTGGTGGGTAGCGAAACCCGCGTGAAGATCGTCAAGAACAAGGTCGCCCCGCCGTTCCGTCAGGCCGAGTTCCAGATTCTGTACGGCAAGGGCATCTACCGTAACGGCGAGATCATCGATCTTGGCGTGCAACAGGGTCTGGTCGAGAAGTCGGGTGCCTGGTACAGCTATCAGGGCAACAAGATCGGCCAAGGCAAGGCCAATGCCGCCAAGTTCCTGGAAGACAATCAGGAAGTGGCCCGCGAGATCGAAGGTCAGATTCGCCAGAAGTTGCTGGTCAACAGTACTCCGGCCAAGGCTTCCGCCGACGACCTGGCTGACGCAGAAGTCGACTTCTAA
- a CDS encoding CinA family protein, producing the protein MDRISQLAEQLGKALKAQGAQVSTAESCTGGGIAEAITRIPGSSAWFEAGYVTYSNEQKTRQLDVCADFFSSVGAVSQEVVEAMVRGAQGHSGARYAVAVSGVAGPDGGSPAKPVGTVWLAWGDGERLYSVRRQFSGNRDEVRRQTVEAALVGLLRLLAEENPAMG; encoded by the coding sequence ATGGACAGAATCAGTCAACTGGCCGAGCAACTTGGTAAGGCGTTGAAGGCGCAGGGTGCTCAGGTCAGCACGGCAGAGTCCTGCACGGGTGGCGGTATCGCCGAGGCGATTACCCGCATACCGGGCAGCTCGGCTTGGTTCGAGGCTGGGTATGTGACCTACTCCAACGAGCAGAAGACCAGGCAACTGGACGTCTGCGCCGACTTTTTCTCCAGCGTCGGCGCGGTGAGTCAGGAGGTGGTTGAGGCCATGGTGCGCGGCGCACAAGGGCACAGCGGGGCGCGCTACGCTGTCGCCGTCAGTGGTGTGGCAGGGCCCGATGGCGGCTCGCCGGCCAAGCCGGTTGGTACCGTCTGGTTGGCCTGGGGCGATGGTGAGCGTCTTTACAGCGTGCGCAGGCAGTTCTCCGGAAACCGCGACGAAGTGCGCCGACAAACGGTCGAGGCCGCTCTGGTGGGGCTTCTGCGGCTGTTGGCCGAGGAAAATCCTGCAATGGGGTAG
- the mutS gene encoding DNA mismatch repair protein MutS, giving the protein MTDLSAHTPMMQQYWKLKNQHPDQLMFYRMGDFYEIFYEDAKKAAKLLDITLTARGQSAGQSIPMCGIPFHSVEGYLAKLVKLGESVVICEQIGDPATSKGPVERQVVRIITPGTISDEALLDEHRDNLLAAVLGDERLFGLAVLDITSGRFSVQEINGWENLLAELERLNPAELLIPDDWPQGLPAEKRKGSRRRAPWDFDRDSAFKSLCQQFGTQDLKGFGCENLTLAIGAAGCLLSYAKETQRTALPHLRSLRHERLDDTVILDGASRRNLELDINLAGGRDNTLQSVMDRCQTAMASRLLGRWLNRPLRDRAVLEARQDAIACLLDGYRFETLQPQLKEIGDLERILARIGLRNARPRDLARLRDALAALPELQQEMASLDTPHLQQLATTIATYPELAELLARAIIDNPPAVIRDGGVLKTGYDAELDELQAMSENAGQFLMDLEAREKARTGLANLKVGYNRVHGYFIELPTKQAESAPADYIRRQTLKGAERFITPELKEFEDKALSAKSRALAREKMLYDELLEKLIGHLAPLQDSAAALAELDVLSNLAERALNLDLNRPRFVDEPCMRIDQGRHPVVEQVLTTPFVANDLDLDDHRRMLIITGPNMGGKSTYMRQTALIVLLAHIGSFVPATACELSLVDRIFTRIGSSDDLAGGRSTFMVEMSETANILHNASERSLVLMDEVGRGTSTFDGLSLAWSAAEHLARLRAFTLFATHYFELTVLPESEPVVANVHLSATEHNERIVFLHHVQPGPASQSYGLAVAQLAGVPGTVISRAREHLARLEATSLPHDLPRQEPGQPQVPMQSDLFASVPHPLIEQLHKINPDDLTPRKALELLYAWKTQV; this is encoded by the coding sequence ATGACCGATCTCTCCGCACACACCCCGATGATGCAGCAGTACTGGAAGCTGAAGAACCAGCACCCGGACCAGTTGATGTTCTATCGCATGGGTGACTTCTACGAGATTTTCTACGAAGACGCGAAGAAGGCAGCCAAGCTGCTGGACATCACCCTGACCGCTCGCGGTCAGTCGGCTGGCCAGTCGATCCCTATGTGCGGCATTCCCTTCCATTCGGTCGAGGGTTACCTGGCTAAACTGGTCAAACTCGGTGAATCGGTAGTGATCTGCGAGCAGATCGGCGACCCAGCCACCAGCAAGGGGCCGGTGGAGCGCCAGGTGGTGCGCATCATCACGCCTGGCACCATCAGCGACGAAGCCTTGCTCGACGAACATCGCGACAACCTGTTGGCTGCCGTCCTCGGTGACGAACGTCTGTTCGGCCTGGCCGTGCTGGATATCACCAGTGGCCGCTTCAGCGTGCAGGAAATCAACGGCTGGGAGAACCTGCTGGCCGAACTGGAGCGCCTGAACCCCGCCGAGCTGCTGATTCCGGACGACTGGCCGCAAGGTCTGCCGGCCGAGAAACGCAAAGGCTCACGCCGCCGCGCGCCATGGGACTTCGATCGCGACAGTGCCTTCAAGAGCCTATGTCAGCAATTCGGTACCCAGGATCTGAAAGGCTTTGGCTGCGAGAACCTGACTCTGGCCATCGGCGCCGCTGGCTGCCTGCTGAGCTATGCCAAGGAAACCCAGCGTACCGCCCTGCCCCACCTGCGCAGCCTGCGCCACGAGCGCCTGGACGATACGGTGATCCTCGACGGCGCCAGCCGCCGCAACCTGGAACTGGACATCAACCTCGCCGGTGGTCGCGACAACACCCTGCAGTCGGTCATGGATCGCTGCCAGACCGCCATGGCCAGCCGCCTGCTGGGCCGCTGGCTGAACCGTCCGCTGCGCGACCGTGCAGTGCTGGAGGCGCGCCAGGATGCCATCGCCTGCCTGCTCGATGGCTACCGTTTCGAAACACTGCAGCCGCAGCTCAAGGAAATCGGCGATCTGGAGCGCATCCTCGCCCGTATCGGCCTGCGCAATGCCCGTCCACGCGACCTGGCTCGCCTGCGCGATGCCCTGGCCGCACTGCCCGAGCTGCAGCAGGAAATGGCTTCGCTGGACACGCCGCACCTGCAACAGCTGGCCACGACCATCGCCACCTACCCGGAACTGGCCGAGCTGCTGGCCCGCGCCATCATCGACAACCCGCCGGCGGTGATTCGCGACGGCGGCGTGCTGAAGACCGGCTACGACGCCGAGTTGGACGAGCTGCAGGCGATGAGCGAGAACGCCGGCCAGTTCCTCATGGATCTGGAGGCCCGCGAAAAAGCCCGCACCGGCCTGGCCAACCTCAAGGTGGGCTACAACCGTGTGCACGGTTACTTCATCGAGCTGCCGACCAAGCAGGCCGAATCTGCACCGGCCGATTACATCCGCCGGCAGACGCTCAAGGGCGCCGAGCGCTTCATCACCCCGGAGCTCAAGGAATTCGAAGACAAGGCGCTGTCCGCTAAGAGCCGCGCCCTGGCGCGCGAGAAGATGCTGTATGACGAATTGCTTGAGAAGCTGATCGGTCACCTGGCGCCGCTGCAGGACAGCGCCGCGGCCCTGGCCGAGCTGGATGTACTGAGCAATCTAGCCGAGCGCGCACTCAACCTCGACCTGAACCGCCCACGCTTCGTCGATGAACCGTGCATGCGCATCGATCAGGGTCGTCACCCGGTGGTCGAGCAAGTGCTGACCACCCCCTTCGTGGCCAACGACCTTGATCTCGACGACCACCGCCGCATGTTGATCATCACTGGGCCGAACATGGGCGGTAAATCCACCTACATGCGCCAGACCGCCCTGATCGTACTGCTGGCCCATATCGGCAGTTTCGTGCCGGCCACCGCCTGCGAGCTGTCGCTGGTCGATCGCATCTTCACCCGCATCGGCTCGAGCGATGATCTGGCTGGCGGCCGCTCCACCTTCATGGTGGAGATGAGCGAAACCGCCAACATCCTGCACAACGCCAGCGAACGCAGCCTGGTGCTGATGGACGAAGTCGGCCGTGGTACCAGTACCTTCGATGGTCTGTCGCTGGCCTGGTCGGCGGCCGAGCACCTGGCGCGCCTGCGTGCCTTCACCCTGTTCGCCACTCACTACTTCGAACTGACGGTATTGCCTGAAAGTGAGCCCGTGGTGGCCAACGTGCACCTCTCGGCCACCGAGCACAACGAACGCATCGTTTTCCTCCATCATGTGCAGCCCGGACCGGCGAGCCAGAGCTACGGCCTGGCGGTGGCACAACTGGCGGGCGTGCCGGGCACGGTGATCAGCCGCGCGCGCGAGCACCTGGCGCGCCTGGAAGCCACCAGCCTGCCGCACGATCTTCCACGCCAGGAGCCCGGCCAACCCCAGGTCCCGATGCAAAGCGACCTGTTCGCCAGCGTGCCGCATCCACTGATAGAGCAACTGCACAAGATCAATCCGGATGATCTGACGCCACGCAAGGCCCTCGAGCTGTTATATGCATGGAAGACGCAGGTCTAA
- the fdxA gene encoding ferredoxin FdxA, which yields MTFVVTDNCIKCKYTDCVEVCPVDCFYEGPNFLVIHPDECIDCALCEPECPAQAIFSEDEVPEDQQEFIELNADLAEVWPNITEKKDALPDAEEWDGVKDKLQHLER from the coding sequence ATGACCTTCGTCGTCACCGACAACTGCATCAAGTGCAAATACACCGACTGCGTGGAAGTCTGCCCGGTGGATTGCTTCTACGAAGGCCCGAACTTCCTGGTCATTCACCCGGACGAGTGCATCGACTGCGCCCTGTGCGAGCCGGAGTGCCCTGCGCAGGCTATCTTCTCCGAAGACGAGGTGCCGGAGGATCAGCAGGAGTTCATCGAACTGAACGCCGACCTGGCCGAAGTGTGGCCGAACATCACTGAGAAGAAAGACGCCCTGCCGGACGCCGAAGAGTGGGATGGCGTGAAGGACAAGCTGCAGCACCTGGAGCGCTGA
- the rpoS gene encoding RNA polymerase sigma factor RpoS yields MALIKKEAPEFDVDDELLLMEPGIVFGEVQGDDLEAPVTRTKAKSATPSKQHKYIDYTRALDATQLYLNEIGFSPLLTPEEEVHFARLAQKGDPAGRKRMIESNLRLVVKIARRYVNRGLSLLDLIEEGNLGLIRAVEKFDPERGFRFSTYATWWIRQTIERAIMNQTRTIRLPIHVVKELNVYLRAARELTQKLDHEPSAEEIANLLEKPVGEVKRMLGLNERVSSVDVSLGPDSDKTLLDTLTDDRPTDPCELLQDDDLSQSIDQWLSDLTDKQREVVVRRFGLRGHESCTLEEVGQEIGLTRERVRQIQVEALKRLREILEKNGLSSDALFQ; encoded by the coding sequence ATGGCTCTCATCAAAAAAGAAGCGCCGGAGTTTGACGTCGACGATGAACTGCTCCTCATGGAGCCCGGCATCGTTTTCGGCGAGGTTCAGGGCGATGACCTGGAAGCACCGGTCACGCGTACCAAGGCCAAGAGCGCCACACCTTCCAAGCAGCACAAGTACATCGACTACACCCGGGCGCTAGACGCCACTCAGCTTTACCTCAACGAAATAGGTTTCTCTCCCCTGCTCACTCCCGAAGAGGAAGTGCACTTCGCGCGCCTGGCGCAGAAGGGCGATCCAGCCGGGCGCAAGCGCATGATCGAGAGCAATCTGCGTCTGGTCGTGAAAATCGCCAGGCGTTACGTCAATCGTGGTCTCTCTCTGCTCGATCTGATCGAGGAGGGTAACCTGGGCCTGATTCGTGCCGTGGAGAAGTTCGATCCGGAGCGGGGGTTCCGGTTTTCGACTTATGCCACCTGGTGGATCCGCCAGACCATCGAACGGGCGATCATGAACCAGACGCGAACCATCCGTTTGCCGATTCATGTGGTCAAGGAGCTCAACGTCTATCTGCGTGCGGCTCGTGAGCTGACCCAGAAGCTGGATCATGAGCCTTCCGCGGAAGAAATTGCCAACCTGCTGGAGAAACCGGTGGGTGAGGTCAAACGTATGCTTGGCCTCAACGAGCGGGTGTCTTCGGTAGATGTCTCGCTCGGTCCGGACTCGGACAAGACGCTACTCGACACCCTGACCGATGATCGTCCGACCGATCCCTGCGAGCTGCTGCAGGATGATGATCTGTCGCAGAGTATCGATCAGTGGTTGTCGGACTTGACCGATAAGCAACGCGAAGTCGTCGTGCGTCGTTTTGGTCTGCGTGGGCATGAGAGCTGTACGCTGGAAGAGGTAGGCCAGGAGATCGGCCTGACGCGTGAGCGTGTACGCCAGATCCAGGTCGAAGCGCTCAAGCGCCTGCGCGAAATCCTGGAGAAGAATGGCCTGTCCAGTGACGCGCTGTTCCAGTGA
- a CDS encoding peptidoglycan DD-metalloendopeptidase family protein produces the protein MSCTVLHVLVRAVAVFRLPLAMLAASALAGCVSSPPGGVQVVDRGQNQGRAPVVQRQPVRNGHYVVQRGDTLYSIAFRFGWDWKALAAHNGLRDPYIIRVGQTIRFDNRPVGSSQPVVTSAPSAPTSPVVTQPAQSRPPVAVTAPPATQPARPPVANTPATTPVTPVSRSASGWSWPTQGAVISRFSSNGSLNKGIDIAGELGQPVLAASDGSVVYAGSGLRGYGELIIIKHSDTYVSAYGHNRRLLVREGQQVKAGQSIAEMGSTGADRVKLHFEIRRQGKPVDPLQYLPRR, from the coding sequence GTGAGTTGCACCGTCCTTCACGTGCTAGTCCGCGCAGTTGCAGTCTTTCGTCTGCCGCTCGCCATGCTTGCTGCCTCGGCATTGGCTGGTTGCGTCAGCTCGCCTCCTGGTGGGGTGCAAGTGGTCGATCGCGGGCAGAACCAGGGGCGGGCTCCGGTGGTGCAGCGTCAGCCCGTGCGTAACGGCCACTATGTCGTGCAGCGTGGCGATACCCTCTATTCCATTGCATTTCGTTTCGGCTGGGACTGGAAAGCGCTGGCTGCGCACAACGGTTTACGCGATCCCTACATCATTCGTGTTGGCCAGACGATCCGTTTCGACAATCGCCCGGTCGGTAGCAGTCAGCCAGTTGTAACCTCGGCACCGTCTGCGCCCACTTCCCCGGTGGTTACCCAACCGGCGCAGAGTCGTCCGCCCGTTGCGGTGACGGCGCCGCCTGCCACTCAGCCGGCCCGGCCACCTGTAGCCAATACACCGGCGACCACCCCTGTAACTCCGGTAAGCCGCTCGGCCAGCGGTTGGTCCTGGCCGACACAGGGCGCGGTGATCAGTCGTTTTTCGTCAAACGGTAGTTTGAATAAAGGAATTGATATCGCCGGGGAATTAGGACAGCCTGTTTTAGCTGCGTCTGATGGATCGGTGGTGTACGCCGGGAGTGGTTTGCGGGGCTACGGCGAGTTGATCATCATCAAGCACAGCGATACCTACGTAAGTGCTTACGGTCATAACCGCAGGTTGTTGGTACGGGAGGGGCAGCAGGTCAAAGCCGGGCAAAGCATTGCCGAAATGGGGTCCACAGGGGCCGACCGGGTGAAGCTGCACTTCGAGATTCGCCGCCAAGGTAAACCTGTCGACCCGCTGCAATATCTGCCACGTCGTTGA
- a CDS encoding DUF368 domain-containing protein, which translates to MKKHFLLYAKGMAMGAADVVPGVSGGTIAFVSGIYDELLRSIASIPEALLLLLRGRIKDAWRMANATFLLVLLCGILTSILTFARLITYLLEHHPIPVWSFFFGLILVSTYLVGREIGRWNWSRVVSFLLGLAFAYWITVAAPMQWGSDLPTLFLAGAIAICAMILPGISGSFILLLLGLYSVVLGAVKDLNLLVLAVFASGCLVGILSFARLLSWLLSRWRDVSLAFLSGLMLGSLNKVWPWKETLTWRVDSKGEQVPLLQNNLLPAHFADISGQDPQLLLAVALAIGGIVLVLGLEWLAGRRPVDAGRTE; encoded by the coding sequence ATGAAGAAACATTTCCTGCTCTACGCCAAGGGCATGGCCATGGGCGCTGCCGATGTCGTGCCTGGCGTTTCCGGCGGCACCATCGCCTTCGTCAGTGGCATTTATGACGAGCTTCTGCGTTCCATTGCCAGCATTCCCGAAGCGCTCCTGTTGCTGTTGCGTGGTCGCATCAAGGACGCCTGGCGGATGGCCAATGCGACCTTTCTGCTGGTGCTGCTGTGCGGCATCCTCACCAGTATCCTGACCTTCGCTCGCCTGATCACCTATTTGCTGGAACATCATCCGATTCCGGTGTGGTCGTTCTTCTTCGGATTGATTCTGGTGTCCACCTATCTGGTGGGGCGCGAAATCGGGCGCTGGAACTGGAGCAGGGTGGTGAGCTTCTTGCTCGGCCTGGCATTTGCCTACTGGATCACCGTCGCGGCGCCCATGCAATGGGGCAGTGATCTGCCGACGCTGTTCCTGGCTGGTGCCATCGCCATCTGCGCAATGATCCTGCCGGGTATCTCGGGCAGTTTCATCCTGCTGCTGCTCGGCCTTTACTCGGTCGTGCTGGGCGCGGTGAAAGACCTCAATCTGCTGGTCCTGGCGGTTTTCGCCAGTGGTTGCCTGGTGGGTATCCTCAGTTTTGCGCGCTTGCTCAGCTGGCTATTGTCGCGCTGGCGGGACGTCAGCCTGGCGTTTCTCAGTGGGCTGATGCTTGGATCCCTGAACAAGGTCTGGCCCTGGAAGGAAACGCTGACCTGGCGTGTCGACAGCAAGGGTGAGCAGGTGCCACTGTTGCAGAACAACTTGCTGCCTGCGCATTTCGCCGATATCAGCGGCCAGGACCCGCAGCTGTTACTCGCCGTGGCGCTGGCAATAGGCGGTATCGTATTGGTGCTGGGCCTGGAATGGCTGGCGGGTCGCCGGCCGGTCGATGCTGGCCGCACCGAATAA
- a CDS encoding protein-L-isoaspartate(D-aspartate) O-methyltransferase, with translation MRGQDDMQRSGIGMTSQRTRERLIQRLYEEGLSNARVLEVIRRTPRHLFVDEALAHRAYEDTALPIGHNQTISQPYMVGRMTELLLAAGPLDKVLEIGTGSGYQTAVLAQLVERVFSVERIQVLQDRAKERLAELKLRNVVFRWGDGWEGWNALGPYNGIIVTAAAAQVPQALLDQLAPGGRLVIPVGSGDVQQLLLIVREEDGFSRHVLDAVRFVPLLNGPLA, from the coding sequence ATGCGTGGCCAGGACGACATGCAGCGCAGCGGGATCGGCATGACCTCGCAGCGCACCCGTGAACGATTGATCCAGCGCCTCTATGAGGAAGGGCTGTCGAACGCGCGCGTACTGGAAGTAATCCGCCGTACCCCGCGTCACCTGTTCGTCGATGAGGCGCTGGCGCACCGTGCCTATGAAGACACTGCGCTGCCCATCGGGCATAACCAGACCATTTCCCAGCCGTACATGGTCGGTCGCATGACCGAGCTGTTGCTGGCGGCCGGGCCGCTGGACAAGGTTCTGGAGATCGGTACTGGCTCCGGCTACCAGACCGCCGTGCTGGCGCAACTGGTGGAGCGGGTGTTCTCGGTGGAGCGCATTCAGGTGCTGCAGGACCGAGCCAAGGAGCGTCTGGCCGAACTCAAGTTGCGCAACGTGGTCTTTCGCTGGGGGGACGGCTGGGAAGGCTGGAATGCGCTCGGCCCGTACAACGGCATCATCGTCACGGCTGCCGCCGCGCAAGTGCCACAGGCCCTGCTCGATCAGCTGGCGCCAGGTGGACGCCTGGTCATTCCGGTGGGCAGCGGCGATGTGCAGCAATTGCTGCTGATCGTGCGTGAAGAGGATGGTTTTTCCCGTCATGTGCTGGACGCGGTGCGCTTCGTGCCGCTACTCAACGGGCCGCTGGCCTGA
- the surE gene encoding 5'/3'-nucleotidase SurE yields MRILISNDDGVNAPGIAALHQALADYAECVVIAPAEDRSGASSALTLDRPLHPMALANGYISLNGTPTDCVHLGLNGLLEQTPDMVVSGINLGANLGDDVLYSGTVAAALEGRFLSKPAFAFSLLSRLPDNLPTAAYFARKLVEAHERLELPPRTVLNVNVPNLPLEHIRGVQLTRLGHRARAAAPVKVVNPRGKEGYWIAAAGDVEDGSQGTDFHAVMQGYVSITPLRLDRTFNEALETMDGWLEGIF; encoded by the coding sequence ATGCGAATTCTGATTTCCAACGACGACGGGGTGAACGCGCCCGGTATCGCCGCGTTGCACCAGGCGCTGGCCGACTACGCCGAGTGTGTGGTGATCGCCCCAGCCGAAGACCGCAGCGGTGCCAGCAGTGCGCTGACGCTCGACCGTCCGCTACATCCGATGGCTTTGGCCAACGGTTACATCAGCCTCAACGGCACGCCGACCGACTGCGTGCACCTGGGGCTCAACGGCTTGCTCGAGCAGACCCCGGATATGGTCGTCTCCGGCATCAACCTGGGCGCCAACCTGGGTGATGACGTGCTCTATTCCGGCACCGTCGCCGCGGCGCTGGAAGGTCGCTTCCTGAGCAAGCCGGCTTTCGCCTTTTCGCTGTTGTCGCGTCTTCCCGACAACCTGCCGACCGCCGCCTATTTCGCCCGCAAGCTGGTCGAGGCGCACGAGCGCCTCGAGTTGCCGCCGCGCACCGTGCTCAACGTCAACGTGCCTAACCTGCCGCTCGAACATATCCGTGGTGTGCAACTGACCCGCCTCGGTCACCGCGCACGCGCGGCAGCTCCGGTCAAGGTGGTCAACCCGCGTGGCAAGGAAGGCTACTGGATCGCGGCTGCCGGCGATGTCGAGGACGGCAGCCAGGGCACCGATTTCCACGCCGTGATGCAAGGCTATGTTTCGATCACGCCGCTACGGCTTGATCGCACGTTCAATGAGGCTCTCGAAACTATGGATGGCTGGTTGGAGGGCATCTTCTGA